A section of the Methanosarcinales archaeon genome encodes:
- a CDS encoding U32 family peptidase: MQGRIPELVVGVRNLAAFTAGKDHVDAVYFSVDRFSLRARAKDFTLDNLEKFTDKVKESGLKSYLAVNTVVYPEDLPAMSSVLEGAENAQVDAVIAWDPAVIQVALDQGLRVHISTQANVSNWQAAEFYQKLGASRVVLSRELSLKQIKDIRQHTSIELEVFVHGAMCQAISGRCYLSAYLLGKSGNCGDCIQPCRWQWTLHGEDGALVELGGKFLLSSKDLCMIEHIPELIETGVDAFKIEGRLRNTSYTSTVSRCYRQALDAYENGSYTILKAREWKQELNDVYNREFSTGFYFGVPGPDGQAVEADMNASPVIRHAVGVVLNYFPKQGAAAVRLLEQGLVVGDIVVIEGTNTYVEQKVESLQIGEKSVRKALKGDEVGLGVTGRVRKNDRVYRVKNC; encoded by the coding sequence ATGCAAGGCCGAATTCCTGAACTTGTGGTAGGTGTTCGAAACCTAGCTGCCTTTACAGCAGGTAAGGATCACGTTGATGCCGTTTATTTTTCAGTAGACAGGTTCAGTCTCAGAGCCAGGGCTAAAGACTTCACACTGGATAACCTTGAAAAGTTTACCGATAAAGTAAAAGAGAGTGGCCTGAAATCTTATTTGGCAGTCAATACTGTTGTCTATCCTGAAGATCTACCTGCTATGAGTTCTGTTCTGGAGGGAGCAGAAAATGCTCAAGTTGATGCAGTTATTGCATGGGACCCCGCTGTAATTCAAGTAGCATTGGATCAGGGTCTCAGGGTCCATATATCCACCCAGGCCAATGTTTCTAACTGGCAGGCAGCGGAATTTTACCAAAAACTGGGGGCTAGCCGTGTGGTATTATCAAGGGAGTTAAGCCTTAAGCAGATCAAGGATATCAGGCAGCATACATCAATAGAACTCGAAGTATTCGTGCACGGTGCCATGTGCCAGGCGATCTCGGGGCGATGCTACCTGTCAGCTTACCTGCTGGGAAAATCAGGTAACTGCGGCGATTGCATCCAACCCTGCCGTTGGCAGTGGACCCTGCACGGTGAAGACGGGGCGCTTGTCGAATTGGGAGGAAAATTTCTGCTCAGTTCTAAAGACCTGTGTATGATAGAACATATTCCTGAACTAATAGAAACTGGAGTAGATGCATTTAAAATCGAGGGCAGGCTGCGGAATACAAGTTACACATCCACTGTTTCCAGATGTTACCGGCAGGCACTTGATGCATATGAAAACGGTTCGTATACCATCCTAAAAGCCAGGGAATGGAAACAAGAATTGAACGATGTTTATAACAGGGAATTTTCCACTGGATTCTATTTCGGAGTGCCAGGGCCTGATGGACAGGCTGTGGAAGCTGATATGAATGCATCCCCTGTAATCAGACATGCTGTAGGTGTGGTTCTAAACTATTTCCCAAAGCAGGGTGCTGCAGCCGTCAGGCTGCTGGAACAGGGACTGGTCGTAGGGGATATCGTCGTTATTGAGGGGACAAATACCTATGTAGAGCAAAAAGTAGAGTCATTGCAAATAGGGGAGAAATCGGTCCGGAAAGCCTTGAAAGGTGACGAGGTGGGCCTGGGCGTGACGGGAAGGGTCAGGAAAAATGATAGAGTGTACAGGGTAAAAAATTGTTGA